The uncultured Treponema sp. genomic interval GGAAAGTTTTGTTTTCTTCCCAGTACTTCTGCCATTTTACTTCAATATTTTGAAAAGGATAGTTAGACATAAAAAGCCTCTGTAAAAAATGATGTGGCAGTATTATAGAATAAACAGAAAATATTTTCTATGGGATTTGAAATTTCGAATTTTGGAAAAACAAAAAAGTTTTGAATTTATTTTTGCAATTCCGCGCGCCAATTTTCTGCAAGTTTTTCAAGGGAAAATGAAGCGTTGGCAGGACTTGTGGACGGAAGCGTTTTTAGCATGGAGCACAAATTTTCATCCTGATATTTTAGAAAAAATTTTGCGGCAGTTTTTCCATTGGCAAGAATTTTTTTGACATTGGAATTTTCAACAATTGATTTTATGTCGGAAGGAACAACGTTTTTAATTGAACTGTCAGATGAGCCGCAAATTGTGCATTCCTTGATTGAATCATAAACTGCGATTTTATGTTGCCTCAAAAAATTTTTCTTTTCTTCTGTAGTCTTCGGAACTTCATCAGAAAAAACAAGGGCAAGCATTTTCCAAAAACGGTTCTGCGGATGTCCGTAGTAAAATCCATTTTCCCGCGACTTTACAGACGGAAGGCTTCCCACAATAAGAACGCAGGAATCCTCGCAAAAAAACGGACTGAACGGATGCACAATATGCTCTGGAATAAAAATATTTTTCTGCATAAAATTTATTTTCTCGTTTTCAATTTTAGTTAATGATAAAACAAACGCAGGCCTGTCATCAAGTCAATAAAAAATTTTGCAAAGGTTGCTGAACTGATTTTTTCATTCTATAATTTCCGCACTTAAAAAATGAAAATCAAAATAGGAAATTTTGACTGCACAGAATGTTGGGACGGCATTTTTTACAAGAAGCTTTCGGCATTTCCAAAAATAACAGACTGGGAAATTCAGACGGTACTGGACTTCATCAACTACGAAAAACTTTACGGCCGCGAATGTCAAATCGAAGCGAGCGGCGAAATTCTTTCGCAAATCGAACAGTTCAAATTGAAAAACAATCCCCGCCTTTCAGCTCCGGCAAAAATCACCGAGTGCACCGCCTGCCCCACTTACAAAGGCTGCATGACCGATTTTGTGTGCCACACTTCGCCTGTGGAAAACGCGGCAAAAATCTTTGACTGCGGCTCGCTTCTTTCGCCTGTAAAAGCGCGGAAAATAAGCGGCGCGGAACTTGCAAAGGAGGCACGGAACGCGGCGAAAGACCCGGCGGATTATTTTGAATACATCATGTTCGCTTGGGGAAACTGCCAGGCTGGCGACCGTCTTGTAATGGAACGAAAATTGAAGCGATTCCCGAACGAAAAGGACTTGAGCGAGGATTTTACTCCCGGCGTAAGATTTTTCTTTGACTACAAAAAACTTTGCACGCACCCGAATGCAGTTTTTGAAGGCGTTCTTCCGCTCAAAATCAAGGACGAAGTGATTTTAAAGGACTGGATTCACGCAATCGTTGTGCCGGAAAACGAGCGCGCCGCTTTGGAAAAACACATTCCGCAGAACCTTGCGCAGAAAGTCCACTTTGTAAAGAACGACTGTAAGGACATCTGGACTTGGTCAGAAAAAGTGTATGAATTTATAAAAAAGGTTTGATTTCATACTAGCAAAACTCATGTCATTATCCATCTTGAGTTGCGATGTTTGCATAGCAAACTCGGTTAATAATCTCCGATAAGATCATCGGGGCAAGCCCGATGATGACACTGACGCATACAAGGACAAAAAATGACAAACGAACTTTTACAGAAGGTTTTATCAAAAGTATCTTTTATGTCATTTTCGGGCTTGACCCGAAAATCTTATGTGTTGTCAGAGATTCCTGTGTCGTGGCACAGGAATGACAAATGAAAATCAAGTGCGACAATGACATTTGGAACCTCTTAGCCTCCAACAACTTCACAAGGACAAAAAATGACAAACGAACTTTTAGAAAATCTTGAAAAACTTCACACGACGGAATTAGGCGCTGTCCGCATAAAACGGAATCTCGGTCTTGAAACCGGCGATGCCGTCGCCTGGTGCAAGAACGCAATTCTTACGGCAGCAAAAAATATTGAAAATGAAGAATCAAGCGGTGGCGAAACTTGCGGAACAGTTCACAACGAGAAATCAGGCAACGCTAACAGCAAAAATTCCATCAACAAAATCTTTCGCAAGGGAAAAAACTGGTACATAAAAACAGACGGCTGCACAATCACGGTGAACGCGTACAGCTACACGGTGATTACGGCGCATAAGGAAGAAGAAAATGAAAACAACAACACAATTCACAAAAAAAGCGCTGGCAAGAGATGAAAAGCCAAGCCACAACTGTTTTTTCGCATTGAACTCTGAATAAAAATGATATATTCTTGCAATGCGAATATTATGTCAATTCGCAGGGATATAATCCGTTCATAAAAACAACATCAGCCATATTTTAAGGAGGAATCATTTATGAAAAAAATCAAACTTTTTGCCGTGATTGCAATGCTTGTGGCGTTTACTATAATGGGGGGGGGATGCAATTTTGACGAAAATATTTTTGGCAACAACAATGAAACTTCATCCAGCGAAACTGAAAAGGAACTTAATCCAAATAATCCGCTAGGAGCAGATGACGATGAGATAGTTGTAATAGACCTTGATGTCATGAGCCAAAACGAAATCAATGAAATCAGTTTCCAAAAAGGAATGACATACAAGGTTAAAGGCTCAAAAGGCGGCACGAAGCTGACCAAACTTTTTAACAAGATGACCGACCTGACCTTTCTAATAAACGTGGATCTGTCCGACCTGCAGATTACCCAGTTCACAGACAATCTCGGCTGTCATTCATGCATACAGAATTTAGTTCTGCCAAAAACGTTAAAGACAATGGGAACTTTCTCATTTTTGAAGAACAACAGCTTAAAGTCCATCGTGTTTTACGACAAGTTGATTGATTTGGGCGGATACGGATTCATGGCGCAAAAACTGGAATCGATTCACGTAATCGGCGAAAATCCCATCTATAAAAGTATCGACGGTGTTTTGTATGCAAAGTACACCTGGAAGGACGCATGGTACTTATGCCAGTGCCCGCTAAGAAAGACAGGAGAAGTCAACATTGAGGAAGGAACTGTCGCGGTCACTGGAGGAGACGGACAGGGATTCGGTTCGGGGATAACAAAAATCGTCATTCCGCTGTCGGTAACGGAAATACCTGAGGGAGCGTTTGAAAAGGCGACAAACGCCACAATTTACGTCGCATTCAAGAAGACTGCGCCTGAAGGCTGGGCTGATGACTGGAACGAATACTGCAAAGAAGTCGTCTATGACCAGAACGGGCCTGACACTCCTCCTGTTACAGTAAATGAAGAAACTGCGTCTTGGACAGGGGAAGAAAAGAGAAAAGCGCTCACCGCCTCAAATTTGGATTTATTCACGGCAGATGAAATATATGTCTACTATTACTGCAATCTTGCGCGCGTAAACGGCAAGAAATTCCTTGAGCTTGTCGCAAAACCCTTTGTGGCGGACTCCAAAAACGGTTATGACGAAAACGACTCTTATGTGAAGTCCCTTTATGCGGATTTGGAGACTTTATCGGATGACTTGCCGATGCTGTCTCCTGACAAAGATTTGTGCGAAGCAGCTGCGGCTCATGCAGACGACATGATAGCAAACAACATTTTCCAGCATGGCTCTTCCGACGGAACGGACTGTTTTACAAGAATAAAGAAATATTACAGAGACTCAACTTACGGCGAGAATCTGGCGGCAAGGACAAACGGAACCGCGTTGCAGCTTGTAATGGATCTGCTCATAGACAAAGGCATTGAAGGAGCCGGGCACAGGAAAAACATACTGAACAGGAATTTCAGGGCGATGGGTGTCTCGGTAAAGTCAGGACATCCGACTTACGGAAATGTCTGCGTTCAGGATTTCGGCGGCAGTGTACTGAATCCGTCCGAAAACTAAACTCTACGACATGAGCTGAAATGTCCGTGAATACTACCCATTACCGAGTAATGCAAAAATTTCACGGGCAGAAAACACATCAAGCAACAAATGAAATTATTCTGCAGACTGAAAATGCATGTTTTCACGCAATGGAATAATTTCAGCAAACAAATAGAAATTTTGCATTATAATTACTTCAAGAACAAAAAAAACACTGAGAGATTTTATGAAATTACCAGTCACAACCGACCGCCTGATTATCCGCAAATACGAAGAAAAAGATTTAAATGATTTGTACGAATATCTTTCCGATGAGGAAGTTGTGCGTTTTGAACCGTACAGCGCACTCAGCTTTGACGAGACAAAGAAAAACCTTGAATGGCGGATTTCTTCTGACGAGATTTTTGCAATTGAACTTAAATCTACTGGCAAAATGATTGGAAATGTCTTTCTTGGAAAACGCGAATGTGAATCGCTAGAACTCGGCTACGTTCTGAACAAAAAATTCTGGGGAAACGGCTACGCCTTTGAAGCCTGCTTCTCTATGTGCAAGAACGCCTTTTCAAACGGCACGCACAGAATTGAAGCAAACTGCGATCCATTGAACAGCGCCTCCTGGAAACTTTTGGAACGGCTCGGCTTTATCCGCGAAGGACATTTGCGCAAAGACATCTACTTCCGAAAAGACAAAGACGGAAATCCAATCTGGAAGGACACCTATATCTATTCAAAATTGAACGAAAAGCAATAAAAAAAAGCTGTAATTTTCACTTGAAAAACACATAAAATTCACATATATTCAATTGTATAACACTGATTTTTTACAGGAGAAATTATGGCAAACTTGACAATCACACTCGATGACCAGGACAAAAAAGACATCTCTTCATTCTGCGAGCAGGTCGGAATGACGGTTTCCGGGCTTTACAACGTTTTCACAAAGCAGGTTCTCCGCGAAGGACGAATTCCGTTCGACATCGCTGTTGACCGCCCGAACCGCAAGACAATCAAGGCGATGAAAGAAGGCGACAGAATTGCGAACGACCCGAATGTAAAAGGATATAATAATGTTCATGACTTGATGGAGGCTTTGTTAAAGTAATGGAATTTTCAAAAGAAAAAACAAAATACGAAGTAAAATTCACCTCTGCAATGAAAAAAGACATGAAGAAAGTTGAAAAGCGGCATTACGACTTAAGCCTTTTTGCAGAAATAGTAGGAAAACTTGCAAACGGGCTGCCTCTTGATGAAAAATACTGCGACCACGCGCTTGAAGGAAACTGGAAGACCCACCGTGAATGTCACATAAAGCCGGACTGGCTTTTAATTTATCAGATAAAAGATGAAGTTCTGATTCTTGAGCTTTCCCGAACAGGAACTCACTCTGATTTATTCAAAAAATAGAACTTTTTTTCCAGCCTGTTCATTTTTTTTCTTAAAACTTGCTGTAAATTTCACACTTCGCGGTAATACGGGCAGATGTCCTCAAAATGTCCGTCTTTCATTTTGAATCCGCCTTTGATTGTTCCAAGCTGAATAAAACCGAGCCTTTCGTATAAATGCCGTGCATGGATGTTTGTTGCAACAACGGCGTTGAACTGCAAAATCTTGAAATTTGAGGTGCGTGCTTGATCAAGGCAGTCCTTCACGAGAAGCTCCCCGATGTGTAGTCCACGGCAGGCGGAACTTACGGCGTAGCTTGCGTTTGCGATGTGCGAACAGCGGCCGACATTGTTCGGGTGCAGAATGTAAAGCCCGACGGTTTTTCCGCTTTCAGTTTCTTCGGCGACTGCACAATAGGTTTGAGCTGCAAAAAATTCCGCTCCGCTTTTTTCATTCAAAGTCTCTTCCTGCGGAAAAGCAATGCCTTCCTCTACAACCTCGTTCCATATTCCGCACATTGCAGAAACGTCTTTTTCCGTATATTTTCTGATTGTAATTTTTTCCATTTTTTTTCCTTAATGCAAAAAATTATAACGAATACAAAAACTGTAGACAAGATTTCAGCATAAAACGCATAAAATTATTCCCGAACTTCCGAATAATAATGCTTTTTCCCGTCCAGACTTGCATAGCGGATTTGTTCTTCCCCTTGATAGCAGAGAATAAAACTCGGCGAGCCGGAAATTGTGTATTCCAAATCGAACGGCAAATCTGAAAACTTGTATTCCGTGTAAGGTTTTCCGGCGGAATCAGCGAGCGGTTCTGTCGGGTTCAAGCCTTTGTCAATTTCTCCGCCCAAGACCCAGTTGCTGGGGCAGTGTGGAATTTCGTATGTAAAAATCCCTTTGTCGGTTTTTACAGTCAACGTTTTGTCTGAATTTGTGTCGTTTGTAACAAGAAAATGTGCATCGCCTTTTTCGTCTTTCCATATTGAAGTTACAAAAAGATAGTTGTGGTGGTCAACGTTTTCGATTTTTGCGTCTGAAAGCAGTTGCGGATAAAAAATTGTTCCAAAATTGTTTGAAACAAGCACATTCTGCATGACAAGATTTTTGTGCGACCATGAAACGCCATTTTTTGACCGCTCATTGTTTTTTCCGTAATCCAGATAAAGCGGAAACCATTTGCCGCCGCCATTCACGTACAGATTTTTGAACGAAACATTGTCAACATCGCTGAATTCAAGCTGAAACATCACGCACGCATTCACATAAGCCTTGTTTTCCGTGCCCAGATTAATTGAAGGAATCTCAAAACGCACATTGTCAAAATGAATCTCGCCGGTTTCAACTTTAGAAATCCATTTTCCGTCAACTACATTTTGCCGGGAACGCTGGTCGCCGTAAATCTGAATTCCGTCCAAGTGAAGTTCGTTGGAAAACACTTCGTGTGCCAAATCGTAAACATAAAGATTTTTCGCATAGAATTCACGCAGCGGATTCATCGCATCCGAAGTAAATCCGCCAATCTTGCAATTATTCAACGTAATGTAGGAGCTGCTCACGTTTCCGCCGAACGAGCAATTGTTAAAAACAAAATAAACTTTTCCCGCAGAATCCGGGTCTACCGCATCATTTCTAAAAGCCTTGAACCTGCAGTTCTCAAAAACAACCGTTTTTCTTCCATTATATCTGTCCATTCCGAGCGTAACAAAATCGTGGCTGGAAAAGTCAAAGTTGCGGACGGTCGTGCGGTCGGGAAGCTCCTTGATTTTATAAGAAGAAAAATTGAACTTGTCCGTGTCCGTGCGGAAAGCGACCGTA includes:
- a CDS encoding DNA-deoxyinosine glycosylase, translated to MQKNIFIPEHIVHPFSPFFCEDSCVLIVGSLPSVKSRENGFYYGHPQNRFWKMLALVFSDEVPKTTEEKKNFLRQHKIAVYDSIKECTICGSSDSSIKNVVPSDIKSIVENSNVKKILANGKTAAKFFLKYQDENLCSMLKTLPSTSPANASFSLEKLAENWRAELQK
- a CDS encoding DUF3781 domain-containing protein, whose product is MTNELLENLEKLHTTELGAVRIKRNLGLETGDAVAWCKNAILTAAKNIENEESSGGETCGTVHNEKSGNANSKNSINKIFRKGKNWYIKTDGCTITVNAYSYTVITAHKEEENENNNTIHKKSAGKR
- a CDS encoding CAP domain-containing protein, which produces MKKIKLFAVIAMLVAFTIMGGGCNFDENIFGNNNETSSSETEKELNPNNPLGADDDEIVVIDLDVMSQNEINEISFQKGMTYKVKGSKGGTKLTKLFNKMTDLTFLINVDLSDLQITQFTDNLGCHSCIQNLVLPKTLKTMGTFSFLKNNSLKSIVFYDKLIDLGGYGFMAQKLESIHVIGENPIYKSIDGVLYAKYTWKDAWYLCQCPLRKTGEVNIEEGTVAVTGGDGQGFGSGITKIVIPLSVTEIPEGAFEKATNATIYVAFKKTAPEGWADDWNEYCKEVVYDQNGPDTPPVTVNEETASWTGEEKRKALTASNLDLFTADEIYVYYYCNLARVNGKKFLELVAKPFVADSKNGYDENDSYVKSLYADLETLSDDLPMLSPDKDLCEAAAAHADDMIANNIFQHGSSDGTDCFTRIKKYYRDSTYGENLAARTNGTALQLVMDLLIDKGIEGAGHRKNILNRNFRAMGVSVKSGHPTYGNVCVQDFGGSVLNPSEN
- a CDS encoding GNAT family N-acetyltransferase, with the translated sequence MKLPVTTDRLIIRKYEEKDLNDLYEYLSDEEVVRFEPYSALSFDETKKNLEWRISSDEIFAIELKSTGKMIGNVFLGKRECESLELGYVLNKKFWGNGYAFEACFSMCKNAFSNGTHRIEANCDPLNSASWKLLERLGFIREGHLRKDIYFRKDKDGNPIWKDTYIYSKLNEKQ
- a CDS encoding type II toxin-antitoxin system RelB/DinJ family antitoxin, producing MANLTITLDDQDKKDISSFCEQVGMTVSGLYNVFTKQVLREGRIPFDIAVDRPNRKTIKAMKEGDRIANDPNVKGYNNVHDLMEALLK
- a CDS encoding type II toxin-antitoxin system YafQ family toxin — its product is MEFSKEKTKYEVKFTSAMKKDMKKVEKRHYDLSLFAEIVGKLANGLPLDEKYCDHALEGNWKTHRECHIKPDWLLIYQIKDEVLILELSRTGTHSDLFKK
- a CDS encoding GNAT family N-acetyltransferase; this encodes MEKITIRKYTEKDVSAMCGIWNEVVEEGIAFPQEETLNEKSGAEFFAAQTYCAVAEETESGKTVGLYILHPNNVGRCSHIANASYAVSSACRGLHIGELLVKDCLDQARTSNFKILQFNAVVATNIHARHLYERLGFIQLGTIKGGFKMKDGHFEDICPYYREV